A genomic region of Candidatus Edwardsbacteria bacterium RifOxyA12_full_54_48 contains the following coding sequences:
- a CDS encoding Holliday junction DNA helicase RuvB, which produces MTDKITIPDVLEGDLEFDSSVRPQTFSDFVGQDKIKGNLKVFIQAAQGRGEAIDHMLFCGPPGLGKTTLAHIIAKEMGVQIKATTGPVLERPADLAGILTNLGEHDVLFIDEIHRINRMVEEYIYPAMEDYCIDIMIDKGPSARSVRLNLPKFTLIGATTRAGLLTAPMRARFGMINRLDYYTHGDLEQIIMRSAKILGVSIDPGGAREIAQRSRGTPRVANRLLRRVRDFAQVEGDGNVTAAIAQRSLLRLEVDEVGLDEMDKRILEAIIKKFNGGPVGLNTLAVAVGEESDTVEEVYEPYLIQEGFLMRTPRGREATERAYRHLGLSSGNKQTSMV; this is translated from the coding sequence ATGACGGATAAAATCACCATACCCGATGTCCTGGAGGGCGATCTGGAGTTCGACAGCTCGGTCCGGCCCCAGACTTTCAGCGATTTCGTGGGCCAGGACAAGATCAAGGGCAACCTCAAGGTCTTCATCCAGGCCGCCCAGGGCCGGGGCGAGGCCATAGACCACATGCTGTTCTGCGGGCCTCCGGGGCTGGGCAAGACCACTTTGGCCCACATCATCGCCAAAGAGATGGGGGTCCAGATCAAGGCCACCACCGGACCGGTGCTGGAGCGCCCGGCCGACCTGGCCGGGATACTGACCAACCTGGGCGAACACGATGTGCTGTTCATCGACGAGATCCACCGCATCAACCGGATGGTGGAGGAATACATCTACCCGGCCATGGAGGACTATTGCATAGACATCATGATAGACAAGGGCCCCAGCGCCCGTTCGGTGCGGCTCAATCTTCCCAAATTCACCCTGATCGGCGCCACCACCCGGGCCGGGCTTTTAACGGCCCCCATGCGGGCCCGTTTCGGCATGATCAACCGGCTGGACTATTACACCCACGGCGATCTGGAGCAGATCATCATGCGCTCGGCCAAGATCCTGGGCGTCAGTATCGATCCCGGCGGGGCCCGGGAGATAGCCCAGCGTTCCCGGGGAACGCCCCGGGTGGCCAACCGCCTGCTGCGCCGGGTTCGCGATTTCGCCCAGGTGGAGGGCGACGGCAATGTCACTGCGGCCATCGCCCAGAGGTCATTATTGCGTTTGGAGGTGGACGAGGTGGGCCTGGACGAGATGGACAAGCGAATACTGGAGGCCATCATCAAGAAGTTCAACGGCGGGCCGGTGGGCCTGAACACCCTGGCGGTAGCGGTGGGCGAGGAATCCGATACGGTGGAGGAGGTCTACGAGCCGTACCTGATCCAGGAGGGCTTTTTGATGAGAACTCCGCGGGGCCGCGAGGCCACCGAGAGAGCGTACAGGCATTTGGGGCTGAGTTCGGGGAATAAGCAGACCTCCATGGTCTGA
- a CDS encoding Holliday junction DNA helicase RuvA, with product MYHHIKGTLIHKTPAEAVIEAGGVGYQISISLNTFEKLPEAGNQAKLLTYLHVKEDIMQLFGFTSEKERKVFKILIGISGIGPKLALTVLSHMAPEDLEQAVANQDMTMLTAISGVGKKTAERLLVELKGKIAEAVVEGLPTIRGQGAAVSDPAIEAMMSLGLNYAEAKSAVEKAKGKLGEKAPVEQLIREALKGK from the coding sequence ATGTATCATCACATCAAGGGGACATTGATCCATAAAACTCCGGCCGAGGCGGTGATCGAGGCCGGGGGGGTGGGGTATCAGATAAGCATCTCGCTCAACACCTTCGAGAAACTGCCCGAGGCCGGCAACCAGGCCAAGCTGCTGACCTACCTGCACGTCAAGGAGGACATCATGCAGCTGTTCGGCTTCACCAGCGAGAAGGAGCGGAAGGTCTTCAAGATACTGATCGGGATCTCCGGCATCGGACCCAAGCTGGCGCTGACGGTGCTGTCGCACATGGCTCCGGAGGACCTGGAGCAAGCGGTGGCCAACCAGGACATGACCATGCTGACAGCCATCTCCGGGGTGGGCAAGAAGACCGCCGAGAGACTGCTGGTGGAGTTGAAAGGCAAGATCGCCGAGGCGGTGGTGGAGGGCCTGCCGACCATCAGGGGACAGGGAGCGGCGGTCAGCGACCCGGCCATAGAGGCCATGATGTCGCTGGGATTGAATTACGCCGAGGCCAAAAGTGCGGTGGAGAAGGCCAAGGGCAAATTGGGAGAGAAGGCTCCGGTGGAGCAGTTGATAAGGGAAGCGCTGAAGGGAAAATAA
- a CDS encoding crossover junction endodeoxyribonuclease RuvC translates to MIILGIDPGSQTTGYGVLESDGRNRKVVALGCLKARPGVSLSVRLGVIYAGLQGVLEQYQPDEVAVEATFYGKNVHSALVMGHARGVCLLAVQQAGCQLFEYSPLEVKKSVVGQGRAGKGQVGFMIRAMLGLRATPSEDAADALAVAVCHLQRRTLMQLVKKADLTPAPSRSGKGRLSP, encoded by the coding sequence ATGATCATTTTAGGAATTGATCCCGGAAGCCAGACCACCGGATACGGAGTATTGGAAAGCGACGGCCGAAATCGCAAAGTGGTAGCCCTCGGATGCCTCAAGGCACGGCCGGGGGTTTCTCTTTCCGTCAGGCTGGGGGTGATCTACGCCGGGCTTCAGGGGGTCCTGGAGCAGTATCAGCCCGACGAGGTGGCGGTGGAGGCCACCTTCTACGGCAAGAACGTCCACAGCGCGCTGGTGATGGGCCACGCCCGGGGGGTCTGCCTTTTGGCGGTGCAGCAGGCCGGGTGCCAGCTGTTCGAGTACTCGCCGCTGGAGGTGAAGAAGTCCGTGGTGGGCCAGGGACGGGCCGGCAAGGGACAGGTGGGCTTCATGATCCGGGCCATGCTGGGACTGCGGGCCACTCCGTCGGAGGATGCGGCCGACGCTTTGGCGGTGGCGGTATGCCATCTGCAGAGAAGGACACTGATGCAATTGGTTAAAAAGGCTGACCTAACCCCTGCCCCTTCCCGAAGCGGGAAGGGGAGACTGTCACCCTGA
- a CDS encoding transcriptional regulator produces the protein MSGHSKWATIKRKKAGIDAARGRVFTRVIKEISIAARQGGGDPDGNPRLRTAIAIAKASNMPADNIERAIKKGTGELEGVTYEEITYEGYGPGGVALLIDCVTDNKNRTASELRHLFSKYGGNMGAQGCVAWMFEAKGVITIDSSKTDEDTLMDVALEAGADDVKAEEGVFEVYTAPSNLEAVRSAVEAKGIPVTSAEMNKIPQNTVQLDERTAESMLKLMDMLEDFDDTQKVYANFDIAPEILAKLDK, from the coding sequence ATGTCAGGTCATTCAAAATGGGCCACCATTAAAAGGAAAAAGGCTGGCATAGACGCCGCCAGGGGCCGGGTCTTCACCCGGGTGATAAAGGAGATCTCCATCGCCGCCAGACAGGGCGGAGGCGACCCCGACGGCAACCCCCGTCTTCGCACGGCCATTGCCATCGCCAAGGCCAGCAATATGCCGGCCGACAACATCGAGCGGGCCATCAAAAAGGGCACCGGCGAGCTGGAGGGCGTGACCTACGAGGAGATCACCTACGAAGGCTACGGACCGGGCGGGGTGGCCCTGCTGATAGACTGCGTGACCGACAACAAGAACCGCACCGCCTCCGAACTGCGGCACCTGTTCTCCAAATACGGCGGAAACATGGGGGCCCAGGGCTGCGTGGCCTGGATGTTCGAGGCCAAGGGGGTCATCACCATAGACTCATCCAAGACCGACGAGGATACCCTGATGGACGTGGCGCTGGAGGCCGGGGCCGATGACGTCAAGGCCGAGGAGGGCGTCTTCGAGGTTTACACCGCGCCCTCCAATCTGGAAGCGGTGAGGTCGGCCGTCGAGGCCAAGGGCATCCCGGTAACTTCGGCCGAGATGAACAAGATCCCGCAGAACACCGTCCAGCTGGACGAGCGGACCGCCGAGAGCATGCTGAAGCTGATGGACATGCTGGAGGACTTCGACGACACCCAGAAGGTCTATGCCAACTTCGACATCGCCCCGGAGATCCTGGCCAAACTGGATAAATAA
- a CDS encoding phosphohydrolase: protein MADNKLQQQIEFIIEIDKLKSIFRRTKILDNSRYENDAEHSWHFAMMALILKEHANDPDIDILKVMKIGLIHDIVEIDAGDTFIYDDSLKEAKCKNEKAAAERIFGLLPPEQRDEMISLWEEYENQGTSEAKFAMALDRLGPVVQNCRSRGHSWKEHNVPAGKVMEINSRIGEGSKTLWDYAKGLIEDTIVKGYIK from the coding sequence ATGGCAGACAACAAATTGCAACAGCAGATAGAATTCATAATAGAGATCGACAAGCTCAAATCCATATTTCGGCGGACGAAAATACTGGACAACTCCCGTTATGAAAATGACGCCGAGCATTCCTGGCACTTCGCCATGATGGCCTTGATCCTAAAGGAACATGCCAATGATCCGGATATAGATATCCTAAAGGTCATGAAAATTGGTTTGATACACGATATCGTCGAGATAGACGCCGGGGATACCTTCATATATGATGACAGTTTGAAGGAAGCCAAATGCAAAAACGAAAAAGCAGCTGCCGAAAGGATATTCGGCCTGCTGCCGCCTGAGCAACGGGATGAAATGATCTCCTTATGGGAAGAGTACGAAAACCAGGGTACATCGGAAGCGAAGTTCGCGATGGCGTTGGATCGTCTGGGCCCGGTGGTCCAAAATTGTCGTTCTCGGGGTCATTCCTGGAAGGAACATAATGTGCCGGCGGGTAAAGTGATGGAAATAAACAGCCGGATCGGTGAAGGCTCAAAAACACTGTGGGATTATGCCAAAGGGCTGATCGAGGATACGATAGTCAAGGGTTACATCAAATAA
- a CDS encoding cysteine--tRNA ligase — protein MTIKLYNTLSRAKEEFVPLKPGQAGMYTCGPTVYDHAHIGNLRTYVFEDVLRRVLEYNGLQVNHVMNITDVGHLESDADSGEDKMEKGSRRTGKTAWEIAGEYTEAFKSDLGNLNIQEPHIWCKATDHIKEQIETIRCIEQKGYTYRTSDGIYFDTAKLKKYGVLTNIVVQDLLAGARIDMGEKKHPTDFALWKFSPEGVKRQMEWESPWGQGFPGWHIECSAMAAKYLGPLFDIHCGGEDAIAVHHTNEIAQTQACHGTNLANYWLHGYFLQLGQEKMAKSSGEFLTLQTLMDKGYDPLAYRYFCFTGHYRSQLSFTYESLTAAQRALENLRSEVKRLDPTPGPSPEGRGETVEKRKKKFLEAINDDLNMPQVLAILWDLLKDNSLDAAQKLGLIKDFDRVLGLKLTETTEGSAIPAEIEDLILRRQEARAAKNWAESDRLRNKISNLGFVVEDGPKGQTVRPKKFGE, from the coding sequence ATGACCATAAAACTTTACAACACATTGAGCCGCGCCAAGGAGGAGTTCGTTCCCTTAAAGCCCGGCCAGGCGGGCATGTACACCTGCGGTCCGACGGTCTACGATCACGCCCATATCGGCAACCTGCGCACCTACGTCTTCGAGGACGTTCTGCGACGGGTGCTGGAGTACAACGGATTGCAGGTCAATCATGTCATGAACATCACCGACGTGGGGCATCTGGAATCCGACGCCGATTCCGGCGAGGACAAGATGGAGAAGGGCTCCCGCCGCACCGGCAAGACCGCCTGGGAGATCGCCGGGGAATATACCGAAGCCTTTAAGAGCGACCTCGGGAACCTGAACATCCAGGAGCCGCATATCTGGTGCAAGGCCACCGATCATATAAAGGAGCAGATCGAGACCATCCGGTGCATAGAGCAGAAGGGCTACACCTACCGGACGTCTGACGGGATATATTTTGACACCGCCAAGCTTAAGAAATACGGGGTCCTCACCAATATAGTGGTGCAGGACCTGTTGGCCGGCGCCCGGATAGATATGGGCGAGAAGAAGCATCCCACCGACTTTGCCCTGTGGAAGTTCAGTCCCGAAGGGGTCAAGAGGCAGATGGAGTGGGAAAGCCCATGGGGCCAGGGTTTTCCCGGCTGGCATATAGAGTGCTCGGCCATGGCCGCCAAATACCTGGGGCCGCTGTTCGACATCCACTGCGGCGGGGAGGACGCCATTGCGGTGCATCACACCAACGAGATCGCCCAGACCCAGGCCTGCCACGGCACCAACCTGGCCAATTACTGGCTGCACGGGTATTTTCTGCAACTGGGGCAGGAGAAGATGGCCAAGTCCTCCGGGGAATTCCTTACCCTGCAGACCCTGATGGACAAGGGATACGATCCTTTGGCCTACCGTTATTTCTGCTTTACCGGGCACTACCGTTCGCAGTTGAGCTTTACCTACGAATCTTTGACCGCGGCCCAGCGGGCGTTGGAGAATCTGAGATCGGAGGTCAAGAGGCTTGACCCCACCCCCGGCCCCTCCCCCGAGGGGAGAGGGGAGACTGTGGAAAAAAGAAAAAAGAAATTCTTAGAAGCAATCAATGACGACCTGAATATGCCGCAGGTGCTGGCCATCCTTTGGGACCTTCTGAAAGATAACAGCCTGGATGCAGCCCAGAAATTGGGCCTAATAAAAGATTTCGACCGGGTTTTGGGGCTGAAATTGACAGAAACCACCGAAGGATCGGCCATCCCCGCCGAAATAGAGGATCTGATCCTGAGGCGCCAGGAGGCCCGGGCGGCCAAGAACTGGGCCGAATCCGACCGGTTGAGAAATAAGATATCGAATCTGGGCTTTGTAGTGGAGGATGGGCCCAAGGGACAGACGGTTCGGCCCAAAAAGTTCGGGGAATAA
- a CDS encoding virion core protein (lumpy skin disease virus), with amino-acid sequence MAKIMEVIEYFDNTGNQLVHRVPEDGSGETKIGSQLVVRESQQAVFFRDGKAMDVFGAGRHTLTTMNLPILTGMLKGVFDGKSPFRVEVYFVNSKVFTDLKWGTSEPIPFRDSELQMIRLRSFGIYSTRVKDPQLFVNKMVGTQGLYTTEQIDGFLKNVIVSRLADYLGENYQTILDVAQHYDELGTGLKARLQEDFGKYGLEMVDLYISAITPPPEVQARMDERAGMAAVGDLNQYMKFKAANAMGDAAKQEGGAAGAGVGMGAGIGMGMMMPGMLQQAMASGPMAACPKCGTQNQTTAKFCSNCGGPMAVTPATTPCPKCGKPVASGSKFCNDCGAKLG; translated from the coding sequence ATGGCCAAGATAATGGAAGTCATAGAATATTTTGACAATACCGGCAATCAGCTGGTGCACCGGGTTCCCGAGGACGGCTCGGGCGAGACCAAGATCGGCTCCCAGCTGGTGGTCCGGGAAAGCCAACAGGCCGTGTTCTTCCGGGACGGCAAGGCCATGGATGTCTTCGGGGCCGGCCGCCATACATTGACCACCATGAACCTGCCGATCCTGACCGGGATGCTCAAGGGGGTATTCGACGGCAAGAGCCCCTTCCGGGTGGAGGTCTATTTCGTCAACTCCAAGGTATTCACCGACCTGAAATGGGGCACCTCGGAGCCCATCCCCTTTCGCGACTCCGAACTGCAGATGATCCGCCTGCGATCCTTCGGCATCTACTCCACCAGGGTCAAGGATCCCCAGCTGTTCGTCAACAAGATGGTGGGCACCCAGGGGTTGTATACCACCGAGCAGATCGACGGGTTCTTGAAGAACGTAATCGTGTCCCGGCTGGCCGATTACTTGGGCGAGAACTACCAGACCATCCTGGATGTGGCCCAGCATTACGATGAGTTGGGCACCGGCCTGAAAGCCAGACTGCAGGAGGATTTCGGCAAGTACGGCCTGGAGATGGTGGACCTGTACATCAGCGCCATCACCCCCCCGCCGGAGGTTCAGGCCCGGATGGACGAGCGGGCCGGGATGGCCGCGGTGGGCGATCTGAACCAGTATATGAAGTTCAAGGCGGCCAACGCCATGGGAGACGCCGCCAAACAGGAAGGCGGCGCAGCCGGAGCCGGCGTGGGCATGGGTGCCGGGATAGGAATGGGCATGATGATGCCCGGCATGCTGCAGCAGGCCATGGCCAGCGGGCCGATGGCCGCCTGCCCCAAGTGCGGCACCCAGAACCAGACCACCGCCAAGTTCTGCTCCAACTGCGGCGGCCCGATGGCGGTGACCCCGGCCACCACCCCCTGCCCCAAGTGCGGCAAACCGGTGGCGTCTGGCAGCAAGTTCTGCAACGACTGCGGAGCGAAGCTGGGTTAA
- a CDS encoding membrane protease subunit, stomatin/prohibitin has product MFFIFTLIVAFVAGYMWFSAGKKTQQFNEAFAKNKAVSGIVAVFFLIVAVFQMLTVIPAGYVGIVDFFGNVSAKTLKSGINLRNPLARIVKFSIKTQEMSEDMHVPSKEGLTVQLDATVLFHLDPDKAAEVYKTVGPDYVNIILVPQFRSVCRGVTALYEAKALYTSQREELARLIQVDLEKMVAARGIVIETTPLRRVTLPNKVTDAVEEKLKAEQESQRMEFILTKEKQEAERKRIEAQGISDFQNIVAKGISEPLLRWKGIEATEKLAQSPNAKVIVIGAGKDGLPIILDTK; this is encoded by the coding sequence ATGTTTTTCATATTCACACTGATCGTCGCTTTCGTAGCCGGATACATGTGGTTCTCGGCCGGCAAAAAGACCCAGCAGTTCAACGAAGCCTTTGCCAAGAACAAGGCCGTCTCCGGCATCGTGGCCGTATTCTTTTTGATAGTAGCTGTCTTCCAGATGCTGACCGTCATCCCGGCCGGGTACGTCGGCATAGTGGACTTCTTCGGCAACGTCTCCGCTAAAACCCTCAAATCGGGGATAAATTTGCGCAACCCTCTGGCCCGGATCGTTAAATTCTCCATCAAAACACAGGAAATGTCCGAGGATATGCACGTGCCGTCCAAAGAGGGACTTACCGTTCAGCTGGATGCCACCGTGCTGTTCCACCTTGATCCCGACAAGGCCGCCGAGGTTTATAAAACGGTCGGCCCGGATTACGTCAATATCATCCTGGTGCCGCAATTCCGCTCGGTATGCCGTGGGGTTACCGCCCTATACGAGGCCAAGGCGCTTTATACCTCCCAGCGAGAGGAACTGGCCCGGCTGATTCAAGTGGACCTGGAAAAGATGGTGGCCGCCCGAGGCATTGTGATCGAGACCACTCCCCTGCGACGGGTAACCCTCCCGAACAAAGTGACCGACGCCGTCGAGGAGAAGCTCAAAGCCGAACAGGAAAGCCAGCGGATGGAGTTCATTCTGACCAAGGAAAAGCAAGAGGCCGAACGAAAACGCATCGAGGCCCAGGGCATCTCCGATTTCCAGAACATTGTAGCCAAGGGCATCAGCGAGCCGCTGTTAAGATGGAAAGGCATCGAGGCCACCGAGAAGCTGGCTCAGTCGCCCAACGCCAAGGTCATAGTCATCGGCGCCGGCAAGGACGGCCTGCCGATAATACTGGATACAAAATAG
- a CDS encoding galactose-1-phosphate uridylyltransferase — translation MPELRKDPIIGRWVIISTERGKRPVDYEVVPEPAKKGGCPFCYGNEALTPPEIMAVRPPGSPANGPGWELRVVPNKFPALRVEGQLDKSGEGLYDKMTGIGAHEIFIENPVHDLHLADMKTDQIAELLQAFVARMQDLKRDIRLKYLMIFKNQGFRAGATMEHSHSQLIATPIVPKTIKEELEGSLEYYKYKERCVFCDIIKQEIEDARRLVIENDRFISIVPYAARFPFETWILPKKHLSSFEDSAVPDLKMLAEILKGTLLRMNRSVNTPPYNLVLHTAPCDRPNIDHYHWHIEIMPRLTRVAGFERGTGFYINPTPPEEAAAFLREVAIS, via the coding sequence ATGCCTGAATTAAGAAAAGATCCTATCATCGGCCGCTGGGTCATCATCTCCACCGAAAGAGGCAAACGGCCGGTTGATTATGAAGTGGTGCCGGAGCCAGCCAAGAAAGGCGGGTGCCCCTTTTGCTACGGCAACGAGGCACTCACCCCCCCGGAGATAATGGCCGTACGTCCCCCGGGCTCCCCGGCCAACGGTCCGGGTTGGGAACTGCGGGTAGTGCCCAACAAGTTTCCGGCCCTCCGGGTTGAAGGCCAGTTGGATAAATCGGGCGAAGGACTTTACGACAAAATGACCGGCATTGGAGCCCACGAGATTTTTATCGAAAATCCAGTGCACGATCTTCATCTGGCCGATATGAAGACGGACCAAATCGCGGAGCTGCTGCAGGCCTTTGTGGCCAGAATGCAGGATTTGAAGCGCGACATCCGACTCAAATACCTGATGATCTTCAAAAACCAGGGGTTCCGGGCCGGGGCCACCATGGAGCACAGCCATTCCCAGCTTATCGCCACGCCCATAGTCCCCAAGACCATCAAGGAGGAACTGGAAGGCTCACTGGAATATTATAAATACAAAGAACGCTGCGTTTTCTGCGACATCATCAAGCAGGAGATCGAAGATGCCCGCCGGCTGGTCATTGAGAATGACAGATTCATCAGCATCGTACCCTATGCCGCCCGATTTCCTTTCGAGACCTGGATTCTGCCAAAGAAGCATCTGTCCAGCTTTGAGGACAGCGCAGTTCCTGATCTGAAGATGCTGGCCGAGATCCTAAAAGGGACACTGCTGCGCATGAATCGCTCGGTCAACACCCCGCCCTATAATCTGGTCCTCCACACCGCCCCTTGCGATCGGCCCAATATCGACCACTATCACTGGCATATAGAGATCATGCCCCGCTTGACCAGGGTGGCTGGATTTGAAAGGGGCACCGGATTTTATATTAATCCCACCCCCCCGGAGGAGGCGGCTGCATTTTTAAGGGAGGTCGCTATAAGTTGA
- a CDS encoding starch synthase encodes MNIITIASEMVPFAKTGGLADVAGSLAQMYQQAGHRSIAIVPHYQASDKNILQAESTGIEFEVPIGHGTEKITVFRSRAVPGVTSYLIDHPYFNSRAGLYGTAQGDYQDNAQRFILFARASLELIIRLGVNFDIVHCHDWQCGLIPVYLKNIYYNDPVIKDTKTVFTIHNLAFQGLFPPETMLAAGLPWSLFHIDGLEFYGKMNFLKGGLSFSDHITTVSPNYAREILTPEFGCGLHGLLNILQHKLSGIINGIDYSEWDPGTDRFLPARYYATDFTSKQTSKRLLCRRFGLKYQAEKPLLGMVSRLSAQKGLDILVECLPRLFESNLDIAILGTGDIGYHELLISRQQQHPERLGLKLAFDNEMAHLTYAGSDMFLMPSRYEPCGLGQLIALRYGAIPIVRNTGGLADTVVDYNQGLQKANGFSFNEYSPTAFSGAISRALNLFEDQPSWQQLMSSAMSCDYSWKASARKYLDLFYKLLAE; translated from the coding sequence TTGAACATAATAACCATCGCTTCCGAGATGGTCCCATTCGCCAAAACCGGAGGGCTGGCGGATGTCGCCGGCTCCCTGGCTCAGATGTACCAACAAGCGGGGCACCGGTCCATAGCCATCGTGCCGCATTATCAGGCTAGCGATAAAAATATTCTGCAAGCTGAATCGACCGGCATCGAATTCGAGGTCCCGATTGGCCACGGCACCGAGAAAATAACAGTTTTTAGATCCCGAGCCGTTCCCGGGGTCACCAGCTACCTCATCGATCATCCCTATTTCAACAGCCGGGCCGGACTGTACGGCACCGCCCAGGGCGATTACCAGGACAACGCCCAGAGGTTCATCCTGTTTGCCCGGGCCTCGCTGGAGTTGATCATCCGGCTGGGGGTGAACTTCGATATAGTCCACTGCCACGATTGGCAGTGCGGACTGATCCCGGTGTATCTGAAGAACATATATTACAATGACCCCGTTATCAAGGATACCAAAACGGTCTTCACCATCCATAATTTGGCCTTTCAGGGGTTATTCCCGCCCGAAACCATGCTGGCGGCCGGGCTGCCCTGGTCCCTCTTTCACATTGACGGCCTGGAATTCTACGGCAAGATGAATTTTTTAAAAGGCGGTCTGTCCTTTTCCGACCACATCACCACGGTCAGCCCCAATTATGCCCGGGAGATACTGACCCCGGAGTTCGGCTGCGGTCTGCACGGACTGTTGAACATCCTGCAGCATAAACTTAGCGGGATCATAAACGGAATAGATTATTCCGAGTGGGACCCCGGGACCGACAGGTTTCTGCCGGCCAGATATTACGCAACTGACTTTACCAGCAAACAGACCTCTAAAAGACTTCTTTGCAGGAGATTCGGCCTAAAATACCAGGCCGAAAAACCCCTGCTGGGAATGGTCTCACGGCTGTCCGCTCAAAAGGGCCTGGATATATTGGTCGAATGTCTGCCCCGATTATTCGAAAGCAACCTGGATATCGCAATCCTGGGTACCGGAGATATCGGATACCATGAACTGCTGATCAGCCGGCAGCAGCAGCATCCGGAACGACTCGGGCTGAAGCTGGCCTTTGACAATGAAATGGCCCATCTGACCTATGCCGGCTCGGATATGTTCCTGATGCCCTCCCGATATGAGCCCTGCGGGCTGGGGCAGTTGATAGCGTTAAGATACGGCGCTATACCCATAGTCCGGAATACCGGCGGGCTGGCCGATACCGTGGTCGATTATAACCAGGGACTTCAAAAAGCCAACGGATTCTCTTTCAATGAATACTCCCCGACGGCTTTTTCCGGGGCGATCTCCCGAGCCCTCAACTTGTTCGAGGATCAACCGTCCTGGCAGCAGCTGATGAGCAGCGCCATGTCCTGCGATTATTCCTGGAAGGCATCGGCCCGGAAGTATCTGGATTTATTCTATAAATTATTAGCGGAATGA
- a CDS encoding gliding-motility protein MglA, whose amino-acid sequence MALINRASREISCKIVYYGPGLGGKTTNLRQIYQKVDPQAKSQLISLATELDRTLFFDFMPLDLGTIQGYKTKFHLYTVPGQVFYNASRKLVLRGVDGIVFVADSQRERYEDTLASFANLKENLAEMSLSIETIPLVLQYNKRDLPNIVSLDELKSQLNGNNLPDFEAVASQGIGVFETLKEVARQVLRNIGNRSL is encoded by the coding sequence ATGGCCCTTATAAATCGAGCCTCCCGTGAGATCAGCTGCAAGATCGTTTATTACGGCCCCGGCCTGGGCGGCAAGACCACCAACCTCCGACAGATCTACCAGAAGGTTGACCCCCAGGCCAAGAGCCAGCTGATATCGCTGGCCACCGAACTGGACCGCACCCTATTCTTCGATTTCATGCCGCTGGACCTGGGAACCATTCAGGGATACAAGACCAAATTCCATTTATACACCGTCCCCGGCCAGGTGTTCTACAATGCCAGCCGCAAGCTGGTGCTGAGGGGCGTCGACGGGATAGTATTTGTGGCCGATTCCCAGCGGGAAAGGTATGAGGACACCCTGGCCAGCTTTGCCAATTTAAAGGAGAACCTGGCCGAGATGTCCCTTTCCATAGAGACCATACCGCTGGTCCTTCAGTATAATAAAAGAGACCTGCCCAATATCGTATCCCTGGACGAACTGAAATCCCAGCTGAACGGCAATAACTTGCCCGACTTCGAGGCCGTAGCCAGCCAAGGCATCGGTGTTTTTGAGACCTTAAAGGAGGTTGCCCGTCAGGTGCTGAGAAATATCGGCAACCGGTCGCTATAG